One Thermococcus eurythermalis DNA segment encodes these proteins:
- a CDS encoding ABC transporter ATP-binding protein encodes MNVIEINDLTKVYPDGTKANDRISIKVRKNEIVGLIGPNGAGKTTLIRQLLGLLKPTEGSIRVVGEDIAENPDVIKRTLAYVPQYPLSFPSLRVEEVLEYVFRMRHGNAPRKEMEKKISEVLSLVGLDGASKFFGYQLSGGMKKSLLLAMALVQELPVLVLDEPTSMVDIVTKHRLWEVIRNSNRDGILLASHDMNEVKALCDRVYLLVHGKIVTSGTPADIVSMIKMPTEVRLIPQREIPASILPKEHKKRGDLYEMAFDTLEKALETVETITKSVGVSYLELESPSFENLVINLIGRDRE; translated from the coding sequence ATGAACGTGATAGAGATTAACGACCTCACCAAGGTCTATCCCGACGGAACAAAGGCCAACGACCGAATTTCAATCAAAGTTAGAAAGAACGAGATTGTAGGCCTCATCGGGCCCAACGGTGCGGGAAAGACAACACTAATACGTCAGCTGTTGGGGCTTTTGAAACCCACCGAAGGTTCCATTCGAGTCGTGGGCGAAGACATAGCTGAGAATCCAGACGTCATAAAAAGAACGCTCGCCTACGTGCCCCAGTACCCCCTGAGCTTTCCATCCCTGCGGGTTGAGGAAGTTCTTGAATACGTTTTCAGGATGAGGCACGGGAACGCTCCACGGAAGGAAATGGAGAAAAAGATCTCGGAAGTTCTGAGCCTTGTTGGGCTCGACGGGGCATCAAAGTTCTTCGGGTATCAGCTGTCTGGTGGCATGAAGAAGTCCCTCCTGCTCGCGATGGCACTCGTCCAGGAGCTTCCCGTCCTTGTGCTCGACGAGCCGACGAGTATGGTGGATATCGTTACAAAACATCGTCTCTGGGAGGTCATAAGAAACTCAAACCGCGATGGAATTCTTCTCGCCAGCCACGACATGAATGAAGTCAAAGCCCTGTGCGATAGGGTGTACCTTCTCGTCCACGGAAAGATAGTAACCTCCGGCACTCCCGCCGACATAGTTTCAATGATTAAAATGCCCACTGAGGTTCGTTTAATACCCCAAAGGGAGATACCCGCAAGCATCCTTCCCAAGGAGCACAAAAAACGCGGAGACCTCTACGAGATGGCATTTGATACGCTTGAGAAAGCTCTGGAGACCGTTGAGACTATCACCAAGAGCGTCGGTGTGTCTTATCTCGAACTCGAGTCTCCCTCCTTTGAAAACCTCGTTATAAATCTCATTGGGAGGGATAGAGAATGA
- the gor gene encoding glyceraldehyde-3-phosphate:ferredoxin oxidoreductase → MKFTVLRINLGEKKVENEELEKDGVYGIIDYGIDLHESLETHSLDPYDPKNVVVMGMGPFSGSTLPGAHRLMFFFRSPLYGTLFPSAMGGAAYAFKNVGVDFVTFEGKAEKPVVVLLYNDGENIKVELHEIELEKVVEIWRGYKGEEGVYALTQYLIDTFGGRFDFEYRIAVVGPAALNTNYGAIFSQALRKGERLVGSEDWAARGGSGSVLLRAHNVVGIIFGGKPRKRKFPGEDISNFKTSKGIVEGVHKKPYNEVIAEKTTKYRFNPKLNTGGTFGGNYPAEGDFVPILNWQMPYIPKEERIKIHENIMKHYWEPFNEEAIKPKNWTTCGEPCPVVCKKYRRGHHVEYEPYEANGPLSGSISLRASDISVHAVDAMGFDAIEFGGTAAWVLELVHRGLLKPEEVGISGKPEFTKEALIERPVEASEVNAKLVAELAHRVAFAENEIAKIIGLGKRKASVIFDEKFKDRLSYGESFKDYAVFTPLGEDGEMTPTMYWAIGNYIPLPIQGRYWTFYQFGVFLEPEELAQKIIASALWEFWYDNVGWCRFHRGWMKPVLKALFMEAYGENVDMEEHARKQIRRLIEYARKAGYTPAFWDSMRVIDLVAAGSEEFGNERWAERFKIDKVGTAKEYLSRVLDAYSEELGVEWRL, encoded by the coding sequence ATGAAGTTCACAGTTCTCAGGATCAACCTGGGCGAAAAAAAGGTGGAGAACGAAGAGCTTGAGAAGGACGGAGTGTACGGCATCATAGACTACGGTATCGACCTTCACGAATCTCTTGAAACCCACTCCCTCGACCCCTACGACCCCAAGAACGTCGTTGTCATGGGTATGGGGCCGTTTTCTGGCTCGACTCTCCCCGGAGCGCACAGGCTCATGTTCTTCTTCCGCTCACCGCTCTACGGGACGCTGTTCCCCTCCGCTATGGGTGGAGCGGCCTACGCCTTCAAGAACGTCGGCGTTGACTTCGTGACCTTTGAGGGCAAGGCCGAGAAGCCCGTCGTGGTTCTCCTCTACAACGACGGCGAGAACATTAAAGTTGAGCTCCACGAGATTGAACTTGAGAAGGTCGTTGAAATCTGGAGGGGCTACAAGGGCGAGGAGGGTGTCTATGCCCTTACCCAGTACCTCATCGACACCTTCGGCGGACGCTTTGACTTCGAGTACCGCATAGCCGTTGTCGGACCGGCGGCTCTTAACACCAACTACGGTGCGATATTCTCCCAGGCCCTCAGGAAGGGAGAGAGGCTTGTTGGCAGCGAGGACTGGGCCGCGAGAGGTGGCTCGGGAAGCGTTCTCCTCCGTGCCCACAACGTCGTTGGAATTATCTTTGGCGGAAAGCCGAGGAAGAGGAAATTCCCGGGCGAGGACATCAGCAACTTCAAGACCTCCAAGGGGATAGTTGAGGGCGTCCACAAGAAGCCCTACAACGAGGTCATAGCCGAGAAGACGACCAAGTACCGCTTCAACCCCAAGCTCAACACCGGCGGAACCTTCGGCGGAAACTATCCCGCTGAAGGCGACTTTGTCCCGATACTCAACTGGCAGATGCCCTACATCCCGAAGGAGGAGCGCATTAAGATCCACGAGAACATAATGAAGCACTACTGGGAGCCCTTCAATGAGGAGGCGATAAAGCCCAAGAACTGGACGACCTGTGGCGAGCCCTGTCCGGTCGTCTGTAAGAAGTACCGCCGCGGCCACCACGTCGAGTACGAGCCCTACGAGGCCAACGGCCCGCTCAGCGGAAGTATAAGCCTCCGCGCCAGCGACATAAGCGTCCACGCCGTTGATGCGATGGGCTTCGACGCCATCGAGTTCGGTGGAACAGCTGCCTGGGTTCTTGAGCTCGTCCACCGCGGTCTGCTCAAGCCCGAAGAGGTCGGCATAAGCGGAAAGCCCGAGTTCACGAAGGAGGCACTCATCGAGCGCCCGGTCGAGGCGAGCGAGGTCAACGCGAAGCTCGTTGCAGAGCTGGCTCATAGAGTTGCTTTCGCCGAGAACGAGATTGCCAAGATAATAGGCCTCGGCAAGAGGAAGGCGAGCGTAATCTTCGACGAGAAGTTCAAGGACAGGCTGAGCTACGGCGAGAGCTTCAAGGACTACGCCGTCTTCACCCCGCTCGGCGAGGACGGTGAGATGACCCCGACGATGTACTGGGCGATAGGCAACTACATCCCGCTCCCAATCCAGGGCCGCTACTGGACGTTCTACCAGTTCGGCGTCTTCCTTGAGCCTGAGGAGCTCGCCCAGAAGATAATAGCCAGCGCCCTCTGGGAGTTCTGGTACGACAACGTCGGCTGGTGCCGCTTCCACAGGGGATGGATGAAGCCCGTCCTCAAGGCTCTCTTCATGGAGGCCTACGGCGAGAACGTTGACATGGAAGAGCACGCAAGGAAACAGATAAGGCGCCTTATAGAGTATGCCAGGAAAGCCGGCTACACCCCGGCCTTCTGGGACAGCATGCGCGTCATAGATCTCGTGGCCGCTGGAAGCGAGGAGTTCGGGAACGAGCGCTGGGCCGAGCGCTTTAAGATTGACAAGGTCGGCACGGCGAAGGAGTACCTCAGCAGGGTTCTCGATGCGTACAGCGAGGAGCTTGGAGTGGAGTGGAGGCTTTGA
- a CDS encoding coiled-coil protein, with protein MPTVKVDPEEIKRIKREIEALEKERNEIRAKLDELEKELQTWIQKRDEKNKEVQQLRQKGREYKAKRDEINQKIQELKKNREEINAKLDLLYQEILEYKTKRDEYNQLRRLKMRPEKIQERIEKLEWELQTNPNITPEREKQIVDQIQVLATELEIIQQADRFHKKLVETRKKVDQLKKARKAISLEIQKLANQSQQYHEQMIQAFNKADEVKKEADEYHAKVVELREKVRELRRELREIERKIREYDEKHKELIAYRLVAKMRSKKDASFEKAVEALEKFKRGEKLTLDELLLLQRYNLV; from the coding sequence ATGCCAACGGTTAAAGTAGACCCAGAGGAGATTAAGAGGATCAAGAGAGAAATTGAGGCTCTTGAAAAGGAGAGAAACGAGATAAGGGCCAAATTAGATGAGCTCGAAAAGGAGCTACAGACCTGGATTCAGAAGAGAGATGAGAAGAATAAGGAAGTGCAGCAGCTCCGCCAGAAGGGCAGGGAGTACAAGGCAAAGAGGGACGAGATAAACCAGAAGATTCAGGAGCTCAAGAAGAACAGGGAGGAAATCAACGCCAAGCTCGACCTCCTCTACCAGGAAATCCTTGAGTACAAGACCAAGAGGGACGAGTACAACCAGCTCAGGAGGCTCAAGATGAGGCCGGAGAAGATTCAGGAGAGGATAGAGAAGCTCGAGTGGGAGCTCCAGACCAACCCGAACATCACTCCCGAGAGGGAGAAGCAGATAGTCGACCAGATACAGGTTCTCGCGACCGAGCTTGAGATAATCCAGCAGGCTGACCGCTTCCACAAGAAGCTCGTCGAGACGAGGAAGAAGGTCGACCAGCTCAAGAAGGCCAGGAAGGCCATAAGCCTTGAGATACAGAAGCTCGCCAACCAGAGCCAGCAGTACCACGAGCAGATGATTCAGGCCTTCAACAAGGCCGACGAGGTCAAGAAGGAGGCCGACGAGTACCATGCCAAGGTCGTCGAGCTCCGCGAGAAGGTCAGGGAGCTCAGGAGGGAGCTCAGGGAAATCGAGAGGAAGATCCGCGAGTACGATGAGAAGCACAAGGAGCTCATCGCCTACAGGCTCGTCGCGAAGATGCGCTCCAAGAAGGACGCCAGCTTCGAGAAGGCCGTTGAGGCCCTTGAGAAGTTCAAGCGCGGTGAGAAGCTCACCCTCGACGAGCTGCTGCTCCTCCAGAGGTACAACCTCGTCTGA
- a CDS encoding phytoene desaturase family protein, with translation MRAVVIGSGIGGLLTASFLAKNGYDVTVIEKSPYIGGRFANLPYRGFGLSTGAFHMLPHGEDGPLAYLLKLLGANVQIVNSDPKGMIFYEGKTFHYREGWKYLSITEKAKATKLLLDIKRGKLPVDDPEMSGREWIREKIGDNEFVDLFIKSFLGWADSVLDVPAGELAREIKAALKWGGPGLVKGGCKALTGELARIVRENGGKILTRKKAVEVDADSKKVVTADGEEFSYDVLISNIGIKETVELIGRDSFDRDYLKRVDSLKPSEGIKYNVALKGGPRIGNTVVFTLDTERINGYNEPSSLSSELAKEGYTLIMLHHALQSRNVKAEQKKGIEDIYRIFPNLDEEGKILLIQTYLDGNPVNRVASGQVVEGFPVEDVYVVGDAYKLPGGIEVEGIALGVMRTLEKLGLGSFSEWYL, from the coding sequence ATGAGGGCAGTTGTAATAGGCTCTGGAATCGGAGGCCTTCTGACGGCCTCGTTCCTGGCCAAAAACGGTTACGATGTCACCGTCATCGAAAAGTCTCCTTACATCGGCGGCAGGTTCGCGAACCTTCCATACAGAGGCTTCGGCCTCTCCACCGGGGCCTTCCACATGCTCCCCCACGGTGAGGACGGGCCTTTAGCCTATCTCCTCAAGCTCCTCGGTGCCAACGTCCAGATAGTGAACTCTGACCCAAAGGGAATGATATTCTACGAGGGAAAGACCTTCCACTACCGCGAGGGCTGGAAGTACCTGAGCATTACCGAGAAGGCGAAGGCCACGAAGCTTCTCCTCGACATTAAGCGCGGGAAGCTGCCTGTGGACGACCCGGAGATGAGCGGTCGCGAGTGGATTCGGGAGAAGATAGGCGACAACGAGTTCGTTGACCTCTTCATCAAGAGCTTCCTTGGCTGGGCTGACAGCGTCTTAGACGTCCCGGCCGGAGAGCTGGCGAGAGAAATCAAGGCCGCCCTGAAGTGGGGCGGGCCCGGCCTTGTTAAGGGCGGCTGTAAGGCCCTGACCGGGGAGCTCGCAAGAATTGTGAGGGAAAACGGCGGGAAGATACTCACGAGGAAGAAGGCCGTTGAGGTTGATGCCGACTCAAAGAAGGTAGTCACTGCCGACGGTGAGGAGTTCTCCTATGATGTGCTCATCTCAAACATCGGCATAAAGGAGACCGTCGAGCTAATCGGTAGAGACAGCTTCGACCGCGACTACCTCAAGCGGGTTGATTCCCTAAAGCCGAGCGAGGGCATAAAGTACAACGTGGCGCTGAAGGGTGGGCCGAGGATAGGCAACACCGTCGTCTTCACCCTCGACACCGAGAGGATAAACGGCTACAACGAGCCTTCATCGCTCAGCTCCGAGCTCGCCAAAGAGGGCTACACCCTGATAATGCTCCACCATGCCCTTCAGAGCAGGAACGTGAAGGCCGAGCAGAAGAAAGGTATCGAGGACATCTACAGAATCTTCCCGAACCTCGACGAGGAGGGGAAAATCCTGCTGATTCAGACATACCTAGACGGAAACCCCGTGAACAGGGTGGCGAGTGGGCAGGTGGTTGAAGGCTTTCCGGTCGAGGACGTTTACGTCGTCGGCGACGCCTACAAGCTCCCCGGAGGAATAGAGGTCGAGGGGATAGCGCTAGGCGTGATGAGGACGCTTGAGAAACTCGGTCTTGGAAGCTTTTCGGAATGGTATTTATGA
- a CDS encoding Piwi domain-containing protein translates to MNIDEYQTNMYKIKSSIVKEAFSDLVSVEILLGQKLNHREIYRIVQGKFGGLVYKHDEMLGKVVAVIKEEYISELENEPEIQVLSIQAFDVSSLDKNKREKLLLNILKKKGHLFQILRHKQVIGKIENRTIRRTFRVSIESEGKEYYIVVLPRHEIIEDSTIMDLLIKGELTIEDLKINLIEKGTWKITSFRKDIDVSPNAVEEIILKVEDPSRYNAELKRINEYFITRTSLEPIDDSKYPDKYNMILITKGKRYSYHPSRAMLIRPVEGELQKKIHHSGEFLKALNIAAEYIKDIIETSKRATFEGVQIPSQDIYYKATFLENGRIIRKKIAPYYNIKNTFNWLFKNEPFEKTYSLIVPTKTPKFIKDKKIAIYLLYPKEFSKERTTLVSDVKSALDRVSEYFAYLRTISMTSSLSLPVEITTPLIAVDYTNLAQRLTKIFEKYENYDYHLAITFVPSMSREQFDRIKKFFFERGIIHKAINIDNLNSKFGKNKQRIIESVILQALYAFGIYFYSLDNLPYDIIIGIDVTREKDKNGKYYGISGAAVVQNKNGEIIKIVPITQPQSSSETVDVEKIFESLQPELDQIVETKSNVDILILRDGRIPSREIEQLKRLSLRRPYTFTLVGIIKRPLVRFFKGTDRHLFGPKPNYYFRIGDTYYLTSHFLEHYLKVPLKLERKYVISRGKLATSPLNHEDILAITKLTKLNYSQPKNPDRMKLPAPVHLSHRLINYERRGLRFARPEFLQEGALYFL, encoded by the coding sequence ATGAATATAGACGAATATCAAACTAATATGTACAAAATAAAATCCTCTATCGTCAAAGAGGCCTTTTCTGACCTAGTTTCAGTTGAGATATTATTGGGACAAAAGCTAAACCACAGGGAAATATATAGGATAGTTCAGGGAAAATTCGGAGGACTTGTTTATAAGCATGATGAAATGCTTGGAAAGGTAGTTGCAGTAATCAAGGAAGAATATATTTCAGAATTAGAAAATGAGCCCGAGATTCAGGTGCTAAGCATACAAGCATTTGACGTGTCCTCACTTGATAAAAACAAAAGAGAAAAACTATTGCTCAATATTCTCAAAAAGAAAGGGCATTTATTCCAGATCTTGAGGCATAAACAAGTTATTGGCAAAATAGAAAACCGAACAATCAGAAGAACATTTAGGGTATCCATTGAATCGGAGGGCAAGGAATACTACATTGTAGTGCTACCGAGACATGAAATTATTGAAGATTCCACTATTATGGATCTTCTTATTAAGGGAGAGCTAACCATTGAGGATCTGAAAATCAACTTAATAGAAAAAGGAACCTGGAAAATAACGTCATTCCGAAAAGATATCGACGTATCCCCCAATGCCGTTGAAGAAATTATCTTAAAAGTGGAAGATCCCTCCCGGTATAACGCAGAGCTAAAGCGAATAAATGAATATTTTATAACAAGGACTTCGCTCGAACCTATTGACGATTCTAAGTATCCAGATAAATATAACATGATACTAATAACCAAAGGCAAAAGATACTCATATCATCCCTCCAGAGCAATGCTTATCCGTCCAGTGGAGGGAGAACTTCAAAAAAAGATACATCACTCTGGGGAATTCCTCAAAGCCTTAAATATAGCCGCAGAATATATAAAAGATATAATCGAAACTTCAAAAAGAGCGACTTTTGAGGGAGTTCAAATTCCATCTCAAGATATCTATTACAAGGCAACCTTTTTAGAAAACGGCAGAATAATCAGAAAGAAGATAGCCCCCTATTACAATATTAAAAATACGTTCAATTGGTTGTTTAAAAATGAGCCGTTTGAAAAAACATATTCATTAATTGTCCCAACAAAAACACCCAAGTTTATCAAGGATAAAAAGATAGCCATTTATTTGCTATATCCAAAGGAGTTCTCCAAAGAAAGGACAACACTGGTAAGTGACGTAAAATCCGCTCTAGACAGAGTCTCCGAATACTTTGCTTACTTGCGTACTATTAGTATGACCTCTAGCCTATCTTTACCGGTAGAGATTACAACTCCCCTCATTGCTGTAGATTACACTAACCTTGCTCAACGACTCACCAAAATATTCGAAAAATATGAGAATTATGATTATCACCTAGCGATTACCTTCGTGCCATCCATGAGTAGGGAGCAGTTTGATCGTATAAAAAAGTTCTTTTTTGAACGAGGAATAATCCATAAAGCCATAAATATAGACAATCTTAACTCAAAGTTTGGAAAGAATAAACAAAGGATTATTGAGAGCGTGATACTCCAAGCACTGTATGCATTTGGGATATATTTTTATTCTCTGGATAATTTGCCCTATGACATAATAATTGGTATAGACGTAACCAGAGAGAAAGACAAGAATGGAAAATACTATGGGATCTCTGGGGCTGCTGTAGTACAAAATAAAAACGGAGAAATCATAAAAATAGTTCCTATAACTCAGCCACAGTCCAGCAGTGAAACTGTAGATGTCGAAAAAATATTTGAGAGCCTACAGCCAGAACTTGATCAAATTGTAGAGACAAAGTCAAATGTTGATATCCTCATTTTAAGAGATGGAAGAATACCTTCTCGTGAAATTGAACAACTCAAAAGACTATCTCTCAGACGGCCATACACGTTTACGCTTGTAGGGATTATAAAAAGACCTCTCGTGAGATTTTTCAAAGGAACTGATAGACATTTATTTGGACCAAAACCAAACTACTACTTCAGAATTGGTGACACATATTATTTAACTTCCCACTTTCTAGAACACTATCTAAAAGTCCCGTTAAAATTGGAAAGAAAGTACGTAATAAGCAGAGGGAAACTAGCCACTAGTCCATTAAATCACGAAGATATTTTGGCCATAACGAAACTGACAAAACTGAACTACTCCCAACCAAAAAATCCAGATAGAATGAAATTGCCAGCCCCCGTGCATTTGTCTCATAGGCTCATAAACTATGAAAGAAGAGGATTAAGATTTGCCCGCCCAGAATTCCTACAAGAGGGGGCACTATATTTCCTTTAG
- the arcC gene encoding carbamate kinase, with protein MKRVVIALGGNAILQRGQKGTYEEQMENVRRTAGQIADIIEKGYEVVITHGNGPQVGALLLHMDAGQQVHGIPAQPMDVAGAMTQGQIGYMIQQALINELRARGIERPVATIVTQTVVDRDDPAFQNPSKPVGPFYDEETAKKLAREKGWTVIEDSGRGWRRVVPSPDPKHHVEAPVIQDLVEKGFIVIASGGGGVPVIEENGQLKGVEAVIDKDLAGERLAEEVNADIFMILTDVNGAAINFGKPDEEWLGKVTVEELKRYYEEGHFKKGSMGPKVLAVIRFIEWGGERAIIASLDRAVEALEGKTGTQVVRA; from the coding sequence GTGAAGAGAGTTGTAATAGCCCTTGGCGGTAATGCAATCCTTCAGAGGGGCCAAAAGGGAACCTACGAGGAGCAGATGGAGAACGTGAGGAGAACTGCCGGGCAGATAGCCGATATAATCGAGAAGGGTTACGAGGTTGTCATTACTCATGGCAACGGCCCTCAGGTCGGTGCGCTCCTTCTCCACATGGACGCTGGCCAGCAGGTTCACGGCATACCGGCCCAGCCCATGGACGTTGCCGGGGCAATGACACAGGGACAGATTGGATACATGATTCAACAGGCGTTAATCAACGAGCTCCGCGCCCGTGGAATAGAACGGCCTGTGGCAACGATAGTGACCCAGACGGTAGTTGACAGGGACGACCCGGCCTTCCAGAACCCGAGCAAGCCGGTTGGGCCTTTCTACGACGAGGAAACTGCCAAAAAGCTCGCGAGGGAGAAGGGCTGGACTGTTATAGAGGACTCCGGCAGGGGCTGGAGGCGCGTCGTGCCGAGCCCAGACCCCAAGCACCACGTTGAGGCCCCGGTTATTCAAGACCTCGTGGAGAAGGGCTTCATAGTCATAGCCAGCGGCGGCGGTGGGGTTCCAGTCATCGAGGAAAACGGCCAGCTCAAGGGCGTTGAGGCTGTCATAGACAAGGATTTAGCTGGAGAGCGGCTTGCTGAGGAAGTGAACGCGGACATCTTTATGATACTCACGGACGTCAACGGTGCGGCCATAAACTTCGGAAAGCCCGACGAGGAATGGCTCGGAAAGGTCACCGTCGAGGAGCTCAAGCGCTACTACGAGGAGGGCCACTTCAAGAAGGGCAGCATGGGGCCGAAGGTTCTCGCGGTTATCAGGTTCATCGAGTGGGGTGGAGAGAGGGCGATAATAGCTTCGCTCGACAGGGCGGTTGAAGCGCTCGAAGGAAAGACCGGGACTCAGGTCGTGAGGGCATAA
- the arcS gene encoding archaeosine synthase subunit alpha, translating into MEVIKHEGPGRLGLVRLEDYSFRTPALAGVDFTLSPFNSFFHPKEPGDYDFNLAPSIPLGFYTPAEVIEKALGRLWSVNYEGFNAFYLPALRKTEYLEEFFKIIERYNFDAVYLGNSKILVKEYRYFVKILRALRERFPNLMIIADLEPFFYPLAVYLGVDAFDTRSLRLYDFESKGFTQYSPFLWGKEPNSLNFARETILLVRKALESGKLRYLVENLFYTQYHAGILRIADLEHADYLEKYTPIQKETVYFISDASIRRPEVRRWHSRVVERFTPPKNTELVLIFPCSARKPYSFSRSHTLYRRAVKEALGSGISRVHELILTSPFGVVPREWEWLAKYDIVVTGHWGEEEIKPAAELLAKTLEKYPKDVPIIAHLDKAYVEIAKLASELSGREIIFTDVKNGTTSRESLSSLTETLKEFELEGTKEDRTYRYFENIRKVFDFYFGVGAGEAVLPDNGHVKGSKMLRLFVENQQTGTFRDGVISVTPFGMQRIYDSLNAYWVKIDFDLRGDVFAVGVNEADPAIRPDDIVAVVRDEQVVGVGKAVLSGEEMVRAKKGVAVKVRKRA; encoded by the coding sequence ATGGAGGTCATCAAGCACGAAGGGCCTGGGAGGCTTGGGTTAGTCCGCTTAGAGGACTACTCCTTCAGAACCCCCGCTTTGGCCGGGGTAGACTTTACGCTCTCGCCCTTCAACTCATTCTTCCACCCGAAGGAGCCGGGCGATTACGACTTCAACCTGGCTCCGTCCATACCCCTCGGCTTTTACACCCCAGCTGAGGTCATTGAGAAAGCCCTTGGAAGGCTCTGGAGCGTTAACTACGAAGGTTTCAACGCCTTCTACCTTCCAGCCCTACGGAAAACTGAGTACCTCGAGGAGTTCTTCAAGATAATCGAGCGGTACAACTTCGATGCCGTCTACCTCGGCAACTCCAAAATCCTCGTCAAGGAGTACCGCTACTTCGTTAAAATCCTCCGCGCGCTCCGCGAGAGGTTCCCCAACCTGATGATTATAGCGGATTTGGAGCCGTTCTTCTATCCGTTAGCAGTTTACCTCGGCGTTGACGCCTTCGACACGCGCTCACTCAGGCTCTACGACTTCGAGAGCAAGGGGTTCACCCAGTACAGCCCCTTCCTTTGGGGGAAGGAGCCGAACTCCCTCAACTTCGCCAGGGAGACGATACTCCTCGTGAGGAAGGCCCTTGAGAGCGGTAAGCTCCGCTACCTCGTCGAGAACCTGTTTTACACCCAGTACCACGCTGGAATTCTCCGCATAGCGGATTTGGAACACGCCGATTACCTCGAGAAGTACACGCCGATCCAGAAGGAGACCGTCTACTTCATCAGCGACGCCTCCATCAGGAGGCCCGAAGTGAGGCGCTGGCACTCCCGCGTCGTTGAGCGCTTCACCCCGCCCAAGAACACCGAGCTCGTGCTCATCTTCCCGTGCTCGGCTAGGAAGCCCTACTCCTTCTCAAGGAGCCACACGCTCTACCGCAGGGCTGTAAAAGAGGCCCTCGGCTCTGGAATCAGCAGAGTCCACGAGCTGATACTCACCTCACCCTTCGGCGTCGTCCCGAGGGAGTGGGAGTGGCTAGCGAAGTACGACATAGTGGTTACAGGCCACTGGGGAGAGGAGGAGATTAAGCCCGCGGCCGAGCTCCTCGCGAAGACCCTTGAGAAGTACCCGAAGGACGTCCCGATAATAGCCCACCTCGACAAGGCCTACGTTGAGATAGCGAAGCTCGCGAGCGAGCTCTCCGGCAGGGAGATAATCTTCACCGACGTGAAGAACGGAACGACGAGCAGGGAGAGCCTCAGCTCGCTCACCGAGACGCTGAAGGAGTTCGAGCTTGAGGGCACGAAGGAGGACAGAACCTACCGCTATTTTGAGAACATTAGGAAGGTCTTCGACTTCTACTTTGGCGTCGGCGCTGGCGAGGCCGTCCTTCCTGATAACGGCCACGTCAAAGGCTCTAAAATGCTCCGCCTCTTCGTTGAAAACCAGCAGACGGGAACTTTCAGGGACGGCGTCATAAGCGTCACGCCCTTCGGAATGCAGAGGATTTACGACTCCCTCAATGCCTACTGGGTGAAGATTGACTTCGACCTGCGCGGCGACGTCTTTGCGGTGGGCGTTAATGAGGCCGACCCTGCCATAAGGCCAGACGACATCGTTGCGGTCGTTAGGGACGAGCAGGTCGTTGGCGTGGGCAAGGCCGTCCTGAGCGGCGAGGAGATGGTCAGGGCGAAGAAGGGCGTCGCCGTCAAGGTGAGGAAGCGGGCATAA
- a CDS encoding 4Fe-4S cluster-binding domain-containing protein, which yields MEMNGIKLSRYTLAVPYQGRVILFNTLSRSLVAISEEVWNRLKNSINNANVGIDNGTLNDQLIKELTALGFLIPSELDEKELMRTHVNILKYTPTHMGMFVNLTSRCNLSCPYCYQDLRKALDNNQDLTTDGWNRIMKLINKRTNILRNVNVVFFGGEPMLNYDTLKVAVRDLDSLREIGIKASKSKISCNIEHLQNYSEFLTLYVKSRYKKLLEGEQ from the coding sequence ATGGAAATGAACGGGATCAAACTTTCAAGATATACTCTCGCTGTTCCATATCAGGGACGTGTGATACTATTTAATACCCTTTCACGCTCTTTAGTTGCCATTTCAGAAGAAGTTTGGAACAGACTTAAAAATAGTATCAACAATGCCAACGTTGGTATTGATAATGGAACGCTTAATGATCAGCTAATTAAAGAACTAACAGCTTTAGGATTTTTGATACCCTCTGAATTAGATGAAAAAGAGCTGATGCGAACCCATGTGAATATTCTAAAATATACGCCAACACACATGGGAATGTTTGTGAACTTAACCTCAAGATGTAATCTCTCTTGCCCTTATTGTTACCAAGATTTAAGAAAAGCTCTAGATAATAATCAAGATTTAACAACTGATGGCTGGAATAGAATAATGAAATTAATAAACAAGCGGACAAACATTCTGAGAAATGTTAATGTTGTATTCTTCGGAGGAGAACCAATGTTGAATTATGATACTCTAAAAGTGGCAGTAAGAGATTTAGATTCTTTAAGGGAAATTGGCATTAAAGCATCAAAATCCAAAATTTCCTGTAATATAGAACACCTACAGAATTACAGCGAATTTCTAACACTTTATGTTAAGTCAAGATACAAAAAACTCCTGGAGGGTGAACAATGA